One window from the genome of Desulfovermiculus halophilus DSM 18834 encodes:
- a CDS encoding aldo/keto reductase — protein MEYTRIPGIEEKVSRVALGTWAIGGWMWGGTDEALSIRTIHAALDQGVNIVDTAPVYGFGRSEEIVGRALAQDGKRKEVVLATKVALEWDPQAGKVWRNASQDRIRQEVEDSLRRLQTDVIDIYQVHWPDSKVPFEETAKTLDQLRSEGKIRAVGVSNFSVQQMQAFGQGTDLAVCQPPYNIFERSIEKDILPYCQEQGMATLTYGALCRGLLSGKMRSDSTFTGDDLRLVDPKFKQPRYDQYLQAVDALQNLARKRHEKDIIHLAVRFILDKGVSVALWGGRRPEQMTPLSEVFGWSLSDDDFQAVDRILEENVTDPVGPEFMAPPER, from the coding sequence ATGGAATATACCCGTATACCCGGAATCGAGGAGAAGGTGTCCCGGGTGGCGTTGGGCACCTGGGCCATCGGCGGCTGGATGTGGGGCGGAACCGACGAGGCCCTGTCCATCCGGACCATTCATGCCGCCCTGGATCAAGGGGTGAACATCGTGGACACCGCCCCGGTCTACGGTTTTGGCCGATCGGAAGAAATCGTGGGCCGGGCCCTGGCCCAGGACGGCAAGCGAAAGGAAGTGGTCCTGGCCACCAAGGTGGCCCTGGAATGGGATCCGCAGGCGGGCAAGGTTTGGCGCAATGCCTCCCAGGACAGAATCCGGCAGGAAGTGGAAGACTCCCTCCGCCGGCTGCAAACCGATGTCATCGACATCTATCAGGTCCACTGGCCGGACTCCAAGGTGCCTTTTGAGGAAACAGCCAAGACCCTGGATCAATTGCGGAGTGAGGGCAAGATCCGGGCCGTGGGGGTGAGCAACTTTTCCGTGCAGCAGATGCAGGCCTTTGGGCAGGGAACTGATCTGGCCGTGTGCCAGCCCCCGTACAATATCTTCGAGCGCAGCATCGAGAAGGACATCCTTCCCTACTGCCAGGAGCAGGGCATGGCCACCTTGACCTACGGCGCGCTCTGCCGGGGGCTCTTGAGCGGAAAGATGCGCTCGGACAGCACATTCACCGGCGACGATCTGCGGCTTGTGGATCCCAAATTCAAGCAGCCGCGCTATGACCAGTACCTCCAGGCTGTGGACGCCCTGCAGAACCTGGCCCGGAAGCGGCATGAAAAGGACATCATACATCTGGCTGTTCGGTTCATTCTGGACAAAGGGGTGAGTGTGGCCCTGTGGGGCGGTCGCCGGCCGGAACAGATGACCCCCTTGAGCGAGGTCTTTGGCTGGAGCTTAAGTGATGACGACTTCCAGGCCGTCGACCGGATCCTGGAGGAGAATGTGACCGATCCGGTGGGACCGGAGTTTATGGCTCCGCCGGAGAGGTAG
- a CDS encoding DUF362 domain-containing protein codes for MQDAHSVFLAPWKQGANMMNDARTLYEHAGLFDVVQPGDKVAVKLHVGELGNPNYVRPFFLKQIVDEVKARGGKPFLTDTCTYYPLLRNNAVDHMETAVANGFGFAPFMVADGLTSENGITVESPDPLLPDVEVAGALHQADAMIVVSHLKGHPLGGFGGAIKNLGMGGVTKKSKLDQHRLLDLVIDQEACQGCGTCVDACWFNLPRIEDGCAVIDSPWCMRCPICSTACPEGAITLQNREKLPQGLAVAAKAVLNTFAPDKVAYVNFAMDISTVCDCAPSPGEIMSQNVGVFASTSALSIDAAGLASIDYQKLNSLHSQDCHGQVRKMAELQTPGSLEPKVITV; via the coding sequence ATGCAGGATGCACACTCAGTTTTCCTGGCCCCCTGGAAGCAGGGCGCAAACATGATGAACGATGCCCGGACCCTGTACGAACACGCGGGGCTGTTCGACGTGGTCCAGCCCGGGGACAAGGTCGCCGTGAAGCTCCATGTGGGCGAGCTGGGCAATCCCAACTACGTCCGGCCCTTTTTTCTCAAGCAGATCGTCGACGAGGTCAAGGCCAGGGGCGGCAAGCCGTTTCTGACCGACACCTGCACCTACTATCCCCTGCTGCGGAACAACGCCGTGGACCATATGGAAACAGCCGTGGCCAACGGCTTCGGGTTCGCTCCGTTCATGGTGGCTGACGGACTGACCAGTGAAAACGGAATCACCGTGGAGTCCCCGGACCCGCTCTTGCCCGATGTTGAGGTTGCCGGCGCCCTGCATCAAGCCGATGCCATGATCGTGGTTTCCCACTTAAAAGGGCATCCTCTGGGCGGTTTCGGCGGGGCGATCAAGAATCTGGGCATGGGCGGGGTGACCAAGAAGAGCAAGCTGGACCAGCACCGGCTCCTGGACCTGGTCATCGACCAAGAGGCCTGCCAGGGATGCGGCACCTGCGTGGACGCATGCTGGTTCAACCTGCCCAGGATAGAAGACGGATGCGCGGTCATCGACAGCCCATGGTGCATGCGCTGCCCCATATGCAGCACCGCCTGTCCGGAAGGAGCCATCACCCTTCAAAACAGGGAGAAACTCCCCCAGGGACTGGCTGTGGCCGCCAAGGCTGTGCTGAACACCTTTGCCCCGGACAAGGTGGCCTACGTCAACTTCGCCATGGATATCAGCACGGTCTGCGACTGCGCCCCGAGCCCGGGCGAGATCATGAGCCAGAACGTGGGCGTCTTCGCCTCCACCTCGGCCTTGTCCATCGACGCAGCCGGGCTGGCCAGCATCGACTACCAGAAGCTGAACTCCTTGCACAGCCAGGACTGCCATGGGCAGGTGCGCAAGATGGCCGAACTGCAGACCCCCGGGTCTCTCGAGCCGAAGGTCATCACCGTGTAG
- a CDS encoding potassium channel family protein: MKFVTSQLLYFFQSNTAKRNVKVLCKFLAVLVLLIIAYSAVFHHLMALEGREYSWPTSIYWTLTVMTTLGFGDITFTSDIGRIFSVVVLLSGVIFLLVMLPFTFIQFFYAPWLEAQDKARTPRELPKDMHGHVILAGFEAVGMALIKKLAQYNYPYAILLNDQQQALELYDQGYKVVLGDIDDRQTYERLRAGQAALVVFNQDDQLNTNGIYTLRDFSSSTPIVANAESQASIDIMELAGANQVYHFSHMLGRSLARRVLGVSMHANIIGRFGQLAIAEAPAMRTPLEGKSLRESGIRESTGVNVVGIWQRGAFIIPRPETRISEHSVLVLAGSEPQLQRYDELYSVYSVSMHPVLILGGGRVGKAASQALAENQIDYRIVEKNVRLTRGSDRHIQGEAADLEVLKKAGIDSAPSVIITTNNDNMNIYLTIYCRRLRPDIQIITRTTLDRNISKLHQAGADLVMSYASMGANAVINFLKEDKELMLAEGLNIFRQQIPDLLAGKSLLQSKIREKSSCSVIAVRSGEDMQINPDPGYVLHKGEEIIMVGTTEAEKSFHCHFPQKEG, encoded by the coding sequence ATGAAATTCGTTACTTCCCAGCTCCTGTATTTTTTCCAGAGCAATACAGCCAAGAGGAACGTGAAGGTCCTGTGCAAGTTCCTGGCGGTCCTGGTCCTGCTCATAATCGCCTACAGCGCCGTGTTTCATCATCTCATGGCCCTGGAGGGGCGGGAGTACTCCTGGCCGACCAGCATCTACTGGACCCTGACCGTGATGACCACCCTGGGCTTTGGGGACATCACCTTCACCAGCGATATCGGGCGCATCTTTTCAGTTGTGGTCCTCCTCTCCGGGGTCATATTTCTGCTGGTCATGCTTCCCTTCACCTTTATCCAGTTCTTTTACGCCCCGTGGCTGGAGGCCCAGGACAAGGCACGGACCCCGCGGGAGCTGCCCAAGGACATGCATGGACATGTGATCCTGGCCGGGTTTGAGGCGGTGGGCATGGCCCTGATCAAGAAGCTGGCCCAGTACAATTACCCGTATGCCATTTTGCTCAATGATCAGCAGCAGGCACTGGAGCTGTACGACCAGGGCTACAAGGTGGTCCTGGGCGATATAGACGACAGGCAGACCTATGAGCGCCTGCGGGCCGGGCAGGCGGCCCTGGTGGTCTTTAATCAGGACGATCAGCTGAACACCAACGGCATCTATACCCTGCGGGATTTTTCCTCGTCCACCCCGATTGTGGCCAATGCCGAAAGCCAGGCCTCCATCGACATCATGGAGCTGGCCGGGGCCAATCAGGTGTATCACTTTTCCCACATGCTGGGCAGGTCCCTGGCCCGGCGGGTGCTGGGAGTGAGCATGCACGCCAATATCATCGGCAGGTTCGGGCAGCTGGCCATTGCCGAGGCCCCGGCCATGCGCACCCCATTGGAGGGAAAGAGCCTGCGGGAGAGCGGGATCCGGGAAAGCACCGGGGTGAACGTGGTGGGCATCTGGCAGAGGGGGGCCTTTATCATCCCCCGGCCGGAAACCCGGATCAGCGAGCATTCGGTCCTGGTCCTGGCCGGGTCGGAGCCGCAGCTGCAGCGCTACGACGAGCTGTACAGCGTGTACAGTGTGTCCATGCACCCCGTTCTGATCCTGGGCGGGGGCCGGGTGGGCAAGGCCGCGTCCCAGGCCCTGGCCGAGAACCAGATCGACTACCGGATAGTGGAAAAGAATGTCCGCCTGACCAGGGGCAGCGACAGGCATATCCAGGGTGAGGCCGCGGACCTGGAGGTCTTGAAGAAGGCGGGGATCGACAGCGCTCCCTCGGTGATCATCACCACCAACAACGACAACATGAACATCTATCTGACCATCTACTGCCGGAGGCTGCGCCCGGACATCCAGATCATCACCCGGACCACTCTGGACAGGAACATCAGCAAGCTGCATCAGGCCGGGGCAGACCTGGTCATGTCCTACGCCTCCATGGGGGCCAATGCAGTGATCAATTTCCTGAAAGAGGACAAGGAACTCATGCTGGCCGAGGGCTTGAACATATTCCGGCAGCAGATTCCCGATCTCTTAGCCGGCAAGTCCCTGTTGCAGAGCAAAATCAGGGAAAAATCCAGCTGCAGCGTGATCGCCGTCCGTTCCGGAGAGGATATGCAGATCAATCCCGATCCGGGATACGTGCTGCACAAAGGGGAAGAGATCATCATGGTCGGGACCACGGAAGCGGAAAAGAGCTTCCACTGTCACTTCCCCCAAAAGGAGGGCTGA